In the Gossypium raimondii isolate GPD5lz chromosome 9, ASM2569854v1, whole genome shotgun sequence genome, one interval contains:
- the LOC105800072 gene encoding T-complex protein 1 subunit delta yields the protein MAAVTAAQPRSSKTESYVDNKRKEDIRHANINAARAVADAVRTSLGPKGMDKMISTANGEVIITNDGATILNKMEVLQPAAKMLVDLSKSQDSAAGDGTTTVVVIAGALLKQCLTLLSNGIHPTVISDSLHKASIKAVDVLTAMAVPLELSDRDSLIKSASTSLNSKVVSQYSTLLAPLAVDSVLSVVDPAKPDMVDLRDIKIVKKLGGTVDDTQLVKGLVFDKKASHAAGGPTRMENAKIAVIQFQISPPKTDIEQSIVVSDYTQMDRILKEERNYILGMIKKIKATGCNVLLIQKSILRDAVTDLSLHYLAKAKIMVVKDVEREDIEFITKTLNCLPIANIEHFRVEKLGHADLVEEVSLGDGKIVKVTGIKDMGRTTTVLVRGSNQLVLDEAERSLHDALCVVRCLVSKRFLIAGGGAPEIELSRQLGAWSKVLHGMEGYCVRSFAEALEVVPYTLAENAGLNPIAIVTELRNRHAQGEINAGINVRKGQITNILEENVVQPLLVSTSAITLATECVRMILKIDDIVNVR from the coding sequence ATGGCTGCCGTGACTGCAGCTCAGCCGCGCTCTTCCAAGACCGAGTCCTACGTGGACAACAAGCGCAAAGAAGACATCCGCCATGCCAACATCAACGCTGCCCGAGCCGTGGCTGACGCCGTCCGAACCAGCTTAGGTCCCAAAGGTATGGACAAAATGATCTCAACCGCCAACGGCGAAGTCATCATAACCAACGACGGCGCCACCATTTTAAACAAGATGGAAGTTCTACAACCCGCCGCTAAAATGCTCGTCGATCTCTCCAAATCTCAGGACTCTGCCGCCGGTGACGGCACCACTACTGTCGTCGTCATTGCTGGTGCCCTCCTTAAGCAATGCCTCACCCTTCTCTCCAACGGTATCCACCCCACTGTTATATCCGATTCTCTCCACAAGGCTTCGATTAAAGCCGTCGATGTCCTCACCGCCATGGCCGTCCCTCTCGAGCTCTCCGATCGCGATTCGTTGATCAAATCCGCCAGTACTTCGTTGAACAGCAAGGTTGTTAGCCAATACTCAACACTTCTTGCCCCGCTTGCCGTTGATTCCGTTCTCTCTGTCGTTGATCCAGCAAAGCCGGATATGGTTGATTTAAGAGACATCAAGATTGTGAAAAAGCTAGGGGGGACCGTGGACGATACGCAGTTGGTTAAAGGGCTGGTCTTCGATAAGAAAGCAAGCCATGCAGCTGGAGGACCGACCAGAATGGAGAATGCAAAAATTGCGGTAATTCAGTTTCAGATTTCCCCTCCTAAAACTGATATTGAACAGAGTATTGTAGTTTCTGATTATACTCAAATGGATAGGATATTGAAAGAGGAAAGGAACTATATTTTGGGTATGATTAAGAAGATTAAAGCCACTGGTTGTAATGTTTTGTTGATCCAAAAGAGTATTCTGAGAGATGCAGTCACGGATTTATCATTGCATTATTTGGCCAAGGCTAAGATTATGGTTGTTAAGGATGTTGAGAGGGAAGATATTGAGTTTATTACCAAGACTTTGAATTGTTTGCCTATTGCTAATATTGAGCACTTTCGAGTGGAGAAGCTGGGGCATGCAGATCTTGTTGAGGAGGTTTCGCTCGGGGATGGAAAGATTGTTAAGGTTACTGGGATCAAGGATATGGGAAGAACCACAACTGTTTTAGTTAGGGGTTCGAATCAGTTGGTCCTCGACGAAGCTGAGAGGAGTTTACACGATGCCTTATGTGTGGTCAGGTGTTTAGTGAGTAAAAGGTTTTTGATTGCAGGTGGTGGTGCCCCGGAGATTGAATTGTCGAGGCAGCTTGGTGCTTGGTCTAAGGTGTTGCATGGTATGGAGGGGTATTGTGTTAGGTCTTTTGCTGAGGCACTTGAAGTTGTTCCTTATACGTTGGCTGAGAATGCGGGGTTGAACCCTATTGCTATTGTGACTGAGCTGAGGAATCGGCATGCTCAAGGGGAGATCAATGCTGGGATCAATGTGAGGAAGGGACAGATCACTAATATCTTGGAGGAGAATGTTGTGCAACCACTGCTTGTAAGCACAAGCGCAATTACACTGGCAACGGAGTGTGTGAGGATGATTTTGAAGATTGATGATATTGTTAATGTGAGGTAG